Proteins encoded within one genomic window of Gammaproteobacteria bacterium:
- a CDS encoding hemerythrin domain-containing protein: MKRHESLLLIAREHHESLVLARRLVTGTGSAGSGWPAAPAAQAQALAAFHERHLRRHFLAEEQVVFPAAQDCGAEAVAMAERLAAEHRQMTSRIRELAADDAVDAAALAAFGELLNAHVRLEDRQFFPLLEAGLPPARLLRLQAGLEALYR, encoded by the coding sequence ATGAAGCGCCACGAATCCCTGTTGCTGATTGCCCGCGAGCACCACGAGAGCCTGGTGCTGGCGCGCCGCCTGGTGACCGGCACCGGCAGCGCGGGCAGCGGCTGGCCGGCCGCGCCGGCGGCGCAGGCGCAGGCCCTGGCGGCGTTCCATGAGCGCCACCTGCGCAGGCATTTCCTCGCCGAGGAGCAGGTGGTGTTTCCCGCGGCGCAGGACTGCGGCGCCGAGGCCGTGGCGATGGCGGAGCGCCTCGCGGCGGAGCACCGGCAGATGACCAGCCGGATCCGCGAGCTGGCCGCCGACGATGCAGTCGATGCCGCCGCGCTGGCGGCATTCGGCGAGCTGCTCAACGCCCATGTGCGCCTCGAGGACCGGCAGTTCTTCCCGCTGCTGGAGGCCGGCCTGCCACCGGCCCGGCTGCTGCGCCTGCAGGCCGGGCTCGAAGCCCTGTATCGCTGA
- a CDS encoding DUF2249 domain-containing protein — translation MAENFAVTIDVREIPPYQRHPLIFGRFNELRPGEALQLVNDHDPRPLHYQFQALNGGQFTWDYLESGPALWRVRIGKLAGAAAPAAATTGGSCCSGGSCG, via the coding sequence ATGGCCGAGAACTTTGCCGTGACCATCGATGTGCGGGAAATCCCGCCGTACCAGCGCCACCCGCTGATCTTCGGGCGGTTCAACGAGCTGCGCCCGGGAGAGGCCCTGCAGCTGGTCAACGACCACGATCCGCGCCCGTTGCATTACCAGTTCCAGGCGTTGAATGGCGGCCAGTTCACCTGGGACTACCTCGAGTCGGGCCCGGCCCTCTGGCGGGTGCGCATCGGCAAGCTGGCGGGCGCCGCGGCGCCTGCGGCCGCGACGACGGGCGGCAGCTGCTGCTCGGGCGGTTCCTGCGGCTGA
- a CDS encoding Rrf2 family transcriptional regulator, with translation MRLTTFTDYSLRVLIYLALEPDRRATIAEIASAFDVSENHLMKIVHFLGKNGLLANVRGRGGGLQLARPPAKINVGEVVRLTEAGSIPAECFDHDSNTCVIAPVCQLRKALAEAVEAFEAVLDGYSLADLVEKRRPLAQILSVPLPDPRRPRRAR, from the coding sequence ATGCGCCTGACGACCTTCACCGATTACAGCCTGCGGGTGCTGATCTACCTGGCGCTCGAGCCGGACCGGCGCGCGACGATCGCCGAGATCGCCTCGGCGTTCGACGTCTCCGAGAACCACCTGATGAAGATCGTGCACTTCCTGGGCAAGAACGGCCTGCTCGCCAACGTGCGCGGCCGCGGTGGCGGCCTGCAGCTGGCGCGGCCACCGGCGAAGATCAACGTCGGGGAAGTGGTGCGGCTCACCGAGGCCGGCTCGATACCGGCGGAGTGTTTCGACCACGACAGCAACACCTGCGTCATCGCCCCGGTGTGCCAGCTGCGCAAGGCGCTGGCGGAGGCGGTGGAGGCATTCGAGGCGGTGCTCGACGGCTACAGCCTCGCGGACCTGGTCGAGAAGCGCCGGCCGCTGGCGCAGATCCTCTCGGTGCCGCTGCCCGATCCGCGGCGCCCGCGCCGCGCCCGCTGA
- a CDS encoding nitric-oxide reductase large subunit: MQPTRKLWQCLGIVFVLSFAVLGWTGRQIYLQAPPIPERVLDADGATVFTGEEVQQGQRIWLATGGQQLGSVWGHGSYVAPDWSADWLHREALALRDRLAERRFRAPYAGLDLEQQGAIDAALRQEMRHNGYSSHSGILTVSTERAAAIRAVAGHYADLFGSAAGLDTLREQYAMTADTVADAADRTALTAFFFWSAWATVTDRPGETGLSYTSNWPHEPLVDNTLTADSVIWTIASIVLLIAGIAAMLWFHGSRGHAADPAPPAADPLLGAVPTASMRATRKYFFVVVGLLLAQIGMGAITAHYAVEGQAFFGFALAEVLPYVVSRTVHTQYGIFWIATAWLATGLYISPLLSGHEPKWQKAGVDLLFWALIVIVVGSTATGWLGTLQARGADYAFWIGNQGLEFTSMGRIWQVLLFVGLAFWLLLMGRALWPALRQPGETRGLIAMVFLSALCIGGFYTTSLVWGPTTHYSMIEYWRWWLVHLWVEGFFEVFATAVIALIFTRLGLIRAATANSAIVLETVVFLFGGILGTLHHLYFTGTPTSVIALGAVFSALEVVPLALVGLEGYQTYRRSRAAPWMAAYRWPILCFVAVGFWNIVGAGLLGFSVNPPASLYYVQGLNLTAAHGHAALFGVYGMLGIGLMLFCLRGLYPRGLHPDRLLGPAWWSLNIGLAMMVFLSLLPAGIYQAAASISEGLWYARSPEVIHSPFMEAMVWLRVPGDIVFAAGGLFLGAYTVKLLWKRRRARAALRAGLAEPA, from the coding sequence ATGCAACCGACGCGCAAACTCTGGCAGTGCCTTGGCATTGTCTTCGTGCTCTCCTTCGCCGTGCTGGGCTGGACCGGCCGGCAGATCTACCTGCAGGCACCGCCCATCCCCGAGCGGGTGCTGGATGCCGACGGCGCCACGGTCTTCACCGGCGAAGAGGTGCAGCAGGGCCAGCGCATCTGGCTGGCCACCGGCGGCCAGCAACTCGGCAGCGTCTGGGGCCATGGCAGCTACGTCGCCCCGGACTGGTCGGCGGACTGGCTGCACCGCGAGGCCCTGGCGCTGCGGGATCGCCTGGCCGAGCGACGCTTCCGCGCACCCTACGCCGGGCTGGACCTCGAGCAGCAGGGCGCCATCGATGCGGCGCTCCGGCAGGAGATGCGCCACAACGGCTACAGCAGCCACAGCGGAATCCTGACGGTTTCGACCGAGCGCGCCGCGGCCATCCGCGCGGTCGCCGGGCACTATGCCGACCTGTTCGGCAGCGCCGCCGGGCTCGACACGCTGCGCGAGCAGTACGCCATGACGGCCGATACGGTGGCGGATGCCGCGGACCGTACCGCGCTCACCGCCTTCTTCTTCTGGTCGGCCTGGGCCACGGTGACCGACCGTCCCGGCGAAACGGGGCTCTCCTACACCAGCAACTGGCCGCACGAGCCGCTGGTCGACAACACCCTGACCGCCGACAGCGTCATCTGGACCATCGCCAGCATCGTGCTGCTGATCGCCGGCATTGCCGCCATGCTCTGGTTCCATGGTTCCCGCGGCCACGCCGCGGACCCGGCGCCGCCGGCAGCCGATCCGCTGCTGGGCGCGGTGCCCACCGCCTCGATGCGCGCCACGCGCAAGTATTTCTTCGTGGTCGTGGGCCTGCTGCTGGCGCAGATCGGCATGGGGGCGATCACCGCCCACTACGCCGTGGAGGGCCAGGCCTTCTTCGGCTTCGCGCTCGCCGAGGTGCTGCCCTACGTCGTCAGCCGCACGGTGCACACCCAGTACGGCATCTTCTGGATCGCCACCGCCTGGCTGGCCACCGGCCTGTACATCTCGCCGCTGCTCTCCGGCCACGAACCGAAGTGGCAGAAGGCCGGCGTCGACCTGCTGTTCTGGGCGCTCATCGTCATCGTCGTCGGCTCCACCGCCACCGGCTGGCTCGGCACGCTGCAGGCACGCGGCGCGGACTACGCCTTCTGGATCGGCAACCAGGGCCTGGAATTCACCAGCATGGGGCGCATCTGGCAGGTGCTGCTGTTCGTCGGCCTCGCCTTCTGGCTGCTGCTGATGGGCCGGGCGCTGTGGCCTGCACTGCGCCAGCCGGGCGAGACCCGCGGCCTGATCGCCATGGTGTTCCTCTCCGCCCTCTGCATCGGCGGTTTCTACACGACCTCCCTGGTCTGGGGCCCGACCACGCACTACTCGATGATCGAGTACTGGCGCTGGTGGCTGGTGCACCTGTGGGTCGAGGGCTTCTTCGAGGTATTCGCCACCGCGGTCATCGCCCTGATCTTCACCCGCCTCGGGCTCATCCGCGCCGCCACCGCCAACTCGGCCATCGTGCTGGAAACCGTGGTGTTCCTCTTCGGCGGCATTCTCGGCACCCTGCACCACCTGTACTTCACCGGCACGCCGACCTCGGTGATCGCGCTCGGCGCGGTGTTCTCGGCGCTGGAGGTGGTGCCGCTGGCGCTGGTCGGGCTGGAGGGCTACCAGACCTACCGGCGCAGCCGCGCGGCACCCTGGATGGCCGCCTACCGCTGGCCGATCCTGTGCTTCGTCGCCGTGGGCTTCTGGAACATCGTCGGCGCCGGCCTGCTCGGTTTCTCGGTCAACCCGCCGGCCTCGCTGTACTACGTGCAGGGCCTGAACCTGACCGCGGCCCATGGCCATGCCGCCCTGTTCGGCGTCTACGGCATGCTCGGCATCGGCCTGATGCTGTTCTGCCTGCGCGGCCTGTACCCGCGCGGGCTGCACCCGGACCGCCTGCTCGGGCCGGCCTGGTGGAGCCTGAACATCGGCCTGGCGATGATGGTGTTCCTGTCGCTGCTGCCGGCCGGCATCTACCAGGCCGCCGCCAGCATCAGCGAGGGCCTGTGGTACGCCCGTTCCCCGGAGGTCATCCACTCGCCGTTCATGGAGGCGATGGTCTGGCTGCGGGTGCCCGGAGACATCGTGTTTGCCGCGGGGGGCTTGTTCCTCGGGGCATACACCGTGAAACTGCTGTGGAAGCGCAGGCGCGCCCGTGCCGCCCTGCGCGCCGGGCTGGCCGAGCCAGCCTGA